The genomic stretch ACTGCTGCTCCGCCCAGCGAATGCCCGATCAGGATTCGCGGAGCCTCGAAGCGGTCGGCCAGCATGCGTGCAGCGGAACGCAGGTCATCTACATTGCTTGAGAAATTTGTGTCGGCAAATTCGCCTTTGCTCTCACCAAGACCGGTGAAGTCAAACCGCAGCACAGCAATCCCCTGCCGTGTGAGCGCTCGTGCGATGTTGCCCACGGCGCGGAGGTTCTTCGAGCATGTGAAGCAGTGAGCAAACAAGGCGAAGGCAACGGGTTCTTCATCCGGTGGGAGATCGAGTCTCGCCGCAAGCGTCTCACCACTCGCATTCTCAAAAGCCAGCTTCTTGAATAGCATGAATCTTTCTCCCTATTTCGGACTCGGAGTTTGTTCGTAACGAGCGACAACATTCCAGAACTGGCCCCGCCAGCGGCACATGTCAGGTAGTCTAAGTCAACGAGAAATCAATTGCACCGTACCAGCATTGACCCTCCTCCCTGGCCATGCTCTGTATTCAGAGAGCAGAGCTTGTTGCGAGGCTCTGCCGCCCGCGCGGCACGGAGGAAGTTACAGAACCTGCCGCCACCGTAGGACTCTACAACATTGCCTGGGTGTCGCGATTCAGCGGGCGAACCCAGACCGGATTGCAAAGAGAAACGTGGTGATTCTCGCTCCGGACGGGCTTGTCGTTGAGACCGTGGATATATTTCGCTACGGATCGTGCCGCCGGCGCGGACAATCTGTTCCGCCTCCGGTTTATCAAGACTCAATACGTCGACGTCATCGCGACTGGGATTCTTTCATTGACTACGCTTAACGTTCAGTTCGCAGACGGACGATCGCACGCGGTTGTCTTCGATCAGCTCGAGCAATTGCCCACGCAAATGGCTGCGAGAGGGCTCGGACCCGGTCCCTGCGTCATCGTAACGGATGACAATGTTGCCGGACTCTATTTGGAAAGGCTTGGTACTACTCTGGATCAAGCTGGTTATAGCACGTCGACGTTCTCCGTACGTCCCGGAGAATCTTCAAAGTCGCTGCGAGTTCTGGAGGAACTGTACGACACTGCACTCGGCGCGCGAGTCGATCGAGCGACACCCGTCATCGCTCTGGGCGGCGGCGTAGTCGGCGATCTGGCTGGTCTCGGCGCCGCCACCCTATTACGAGGAGTCCCGCTCGTCCATGTCCCGACAACTCTTGTGGCACAGATTGACAGTTCCATCGGTGGCAAGACCGGTGTAAATCACGCCGCAGGCAAGAACCTCATTGGCTCGTTCTACCAACCGCGTTTGGTCCTGACCGACATCGATGTCTTGCAGTCACTTGATGACCGTGAATGGAGATCGGGACTGGCTGAGATGGTCAAGCATGCCATGCTGGACAGCCATGAACATACGACGACGGTTCTGAGTTATTGGGAGCAGATCGTTGCGCGCAAAGCGGATACGCTGCGCATTGTTGTTCCGCGATCTGCTGCGTTCAAGGCGAGCATAGTCGCCGACGACGAAATGGAGCACAGCCGGCGCGCAGTCCTGAATCTCGGACACACGGTCGGTCATGCCATCGAGCGCGCAGCAGGCTATGGAGAGTTGTCGCATGGCGAATCCGTGGCGGCAGGTCTTGCGGTCGCACTCCGGATTTCGGACATGAAGTATCCTCGGCAGGACCGCGGCCTCGCATGGGATTTACTGCACCGACTCGGATGGCCGTCCACTCGACATCTTGACGTTCGCGATATCATGGACGGCCTTGCGACCGACAAGAAGGTCCTGTCCGGAATTCAACGATTCATTCTACTGCCCGCGCCGGGAAGCCCCGAGATAAGCACGACCGTGTCGATCCAGGATATCGAGGCCGCGTACGATTGGTTGATCAGGCCGAAATCGACCGGTGATTGAGGCACTATTGGCTCACTTGGTCGTTATCAAGGAGAGGCGGAGCGACCGTCTCTACATCCCCGCAACCCCGCCACGCGTCCGGTGTCCTTTCGCCCGCTGATCCATATCCCCAGAGGAGCGGCAGGAATAGCCCTCTTAGTTACCCTGCTATTGGTCGGCGGATTCTTCATCGCTACACGCACCGAGGTGGGGCGAGACGTTCTCAAGTCTGAGATTGAACGTCGCTTTAATAGTCAGGCAGACGGAACGCTTCGCATCGGCACCCTCACGGGCAATCTAGTCTATCGCTTCATCGCAAGGGATGTTGAGTTGCTCGATGACGAAGGCGCAATTGTAGTGCGCATTGACTCACTGGTAGCGAGCCCGCGCTGGAGAAGACTGGCGCAGGGGCGTGTAGAACTGGGACGCCTCCACGTTTTCGGGATGCATGCAAACCTCGTTCGGGACGTCGGGGGGGAGTGGAATCTTCAGAAGGCTCTCGCATCCAGATCGGTGCGAGACAGCTCCGACGTCGGACTGAGGTCCATTGCAATCGGAGACCTTCGAATTACCGGGTCATCCGTGTCAACCTCAAGCGCGGCTCCACCGTCCAGGATCGTAGAGAGTGGCGCCTTGTTTGACTATGAAAACTCTCGTCTGGCGATCCGAACTCTACATTCAATTCTGGATTGGAGGCCTTCGGACGCGCAGATTGATCTGATTCATTTTTCCGCAAGTGTCGAAGACAGAAACTTCGATCTGTCGGAGATGACGGGGCAGGTTGTTTTTAATGACAACACGATCCTGGCAAACCAATTCTCGATCAGCACACCGCGAAGCAGCGTTCAATTCAGTGGAGCGCTCGATAACCTGGAGAGCGAGAAAGCCAGTGATGCGCGAATCGATATCAGTCTCACGGCTGATCCGATTGATCACACCGAGCTCAGCCGGATTCTACCCAAAAGTCCATTTCGGAGCAGCACGGCAGTGGTCGCTCGGGTTCAGGGCCCTGTATCAGCGCTGGTTATTGAGGAGCTCAGCATGGCCCGCCGAGCGTCGCACCTGACACTCGATGGTACTCTGGTTGGGCTTCCCGATTCCCTCGACTTTGAAGTCTCTGTTACTCGTGGCACCCTTCGTCGCAAAGAGCTAAGAGAACTCCTGCTCGACACCAGTCCCCTTGATCGCACATATGTTGACAGCCTCGATATTTCATTGCTTGCCCGGGGGGTCATTCATGATCCGTTCGAAAGCGCGTCGATCTCGGGCGACGTCTTCCTGGATATAGGCGGTGACGCGGGTCGAGTCTCTGGGCGCGTTACGGCCAGCCATCCGACCGGTGAAGCATGGACTATCTCAAGCAACCTGTTCTCCGGCGACCTTCAACTGGACCGCGTAATACCGGGCCTCCGCGGATTCACGTCGATTAACGGCGACGTGAGTGTGTCCATGCGAGGATTTGTTCCAGCAGAAATGGAGTTGACGGCAGAGTTCAGCCTTGGCCAGTCGTCGATCATGTCAAGGACAGTCGACTCCCTGAGGGCGGTTATGGTTCTCGATGACGGACGCCTCCGGAGCGAGCTGCAGGCTTCACGCGGTGACGGCCGCGCCGAGGCGCGGGTTGAGGCGGACATTAGCGAGAAACCATATCGATACGCAGTTGACGCCAGCGTCGACCGGATGGATTTTGGCCCGCTGCTGGCGATCGACTCGCTAACGTCGTCAATCACGGCACGAGGTGAAGCGAAGATCAGCATGTCCGACTTGAATGATGTCATCGGCGAGTTTGCCATTTCGGTCGACAGTTCGCTCGTCGAATTTGCGGGGCGAAGTCGGCACATAGACCCGGGCACGCTTGCCGCGGAGTTAAGCCGGCCCGAAACCGGCATCTCTTCCCTGCTCATATCCGGCGACGTACTGGCCGGTGAGCTGAATGCGCGCGGTCAGCTGTCTACCGTCGCGGACCTCACGAGGCATTGGATACAGCAAATACGGGCCGCTCGGAACGAAGAGCTGCCTGCGACAGTCGCGATGCTGTCAGCCTCAGCTGATTCGATAGATGGTGATCCAGAGCTCGCGCAGCCCGTTGTTCTGAATGGCTCGCTTTCGGTATTGAATCCGGGTACACTTGGAGCCTTTCTGCCGGCATGGCCCGACGTAAGTGCGGCATTGAGAGCCGACTTCAGTGCGAATCTCGCCCGATCCAGAGCCTCCGTTCGCCTCGGCCTGGATGGAGACTCGCTGCAAGTAGGTCGTATTCGGCTGGACCGGTATTCCGGTTCGTTCTCAGCCTCGACGAATGAAGGTTCTCGCTTGATAGAGAATCTCGCCGTGGCTGGCTCATTCTCTTCCGAGCGATTTTCGATGGGGGGCAACGGCATTCGCGACATAGGTGTCGAACTCGAATATCGGGACACGGCGGGCGAGATTACAATCACAGCGCGCCAGGGTGAGCGGATCGGACCTCTCGATATATCCGCCGGCCTTGCTCTTTCATCCGATCAACTGGCGATTACACCCCGGCGCTTCAGCATGCGTGCCGGTGGCTATGATTGGGAGCTCACCGACACGTCTCCCATCCGCATTACGCGGAACTCCGTACGTACTTCGCTTCTGGCATTTCAAAATCCATCCACCGGATCGATCCCCGGACAACGGGTGGAGTTGCGCGGCGGTATTTCAAATTCACTGTCCGACCGACTGCTGATCACAACCGACGATGTCGATCTCGCTCAGGTGTCAAACATCCTCTCCATGAACCGGAGCCTGGCCGGGAGATTGGGCGGCGAATTCACTCTCTCCCGTCAGGACGGTACGCCCGTTGTGGAAGCCAGAGCATCCGTGATTGGCCTCGGGCTTGATGAGCGAATTCTGGGCGATCTGGTGATGTCGAGTTCGCTGACTCCGGGTACGGCTGAGGGCATCCTTGACCTGACGCTTTCTCCCACGACGCTCGATAGTACCGCAGGTACCCGAGTTCAAAACCAGGCGAAAGTCGCGGGCACCTTCAGCCTGCCGTCGTTCGATACGAACGGCAATCGAACCGACCCCGGATCTCTGGACCTGACCGCTGTGCTCGATCGAGCCGATCTCTTCTTCTTCGAATATATCTTCCCGGGCACCGTGCAGAACGTGACGGGGTATACGGCCGGCAGCGTTCATATCGGTGGAAACCTGTCGCGACCCGTCTTCGATGCAAGCTTGCAAATCGTAGAGGGACGCTTTCGTGTACCGCGCTTCAATCTCGCGATGGCCCTGACCGCTGACGTGGAGGTCGACAGATACGGAATTCATGTCAAGCGAGCCGACGTTGTCGGAAAGACGAACGGCTCGGTTCAATTGAGTGGAGATATCCTCTTCAACGACTACAAGTTCTTCTCCTTCAACCTGGAAGGCCAGCTGAACGAGTTTCAGATCATGGATGTCGCAAGCTCCAGAGAACTTCCATTCTATGGACACATCTGGGCGTCCGGAACCGCGACACTCAGCGGACCTCTATCCAAGACAGTGCTGCGGGCCACCAATGCGAGTGCAACATCAAGCAGCGAACTGTATATCCCGATTGTAGAATCAAGGGAGAGTTCCGATGCAGGGTTCATTGTCTTTGCCGATTCCACCGGTGAGATGCCGGACCTTGTTACGCTAACGCGAAGACGCAATCTGCTTTCAGGCCGTCCGACCGGCGAACGTGGGTTCACCGAAGGAATGGACATGGAGCTCAATATCGATGCGCCGCCCGGGTCCACAGTCCATCTTGTGATCGATCCCCTACTCGGTGATGTCATCAATGGAGTGGGTTCCGGCAGGATTCAGATCCTACGTCAGGAAGGCGAATTTCAGACGTTCGGATCGTTCCAGGTGAACTCCGGTGACTACCTGTTTACTGCGGGTGAAGTATTCGTGCGGCGGTTCCTCATCGAAGAAGGCGGAGAGATCAGATGGGACGGTGATCCCGCGAATGCAAGACTGGATATTCCCGCCGCTTTCAGGACGAGAGCATCACGAGCTGGATTGCAGGCTGGCGGCGACGGTTCGGCCTCACTTATTCCTGTCGTCGTCAACCTGCAGATAACCGGAAGAGTGGCGGCCCCCGAAGTTGCCCTCTCGCTGAGCATCGACAGGAGCAGTCAGACGATCGGCAGCACCTCGGATCAGGAATTCCTTGAAACGATTCTGAACAATCCGCAACTCTCAACAGAGTACGCCACTAGTGTCTTGCTCACGAACTCATTCGCGTTGACGACGGCCAGTGCTAGCGGTGGTGAGGCGCTAGGAACGGGCGCGTTCAACAGCCTCTCCCAACTGATCGCGGCGCAGCTGAATCGGTATTTGAGCACGGCGTTACCCAACGTAGATTTCAGCTTCGGTGTCCAGGGCCAGACATCGCAGGAGCTTGACATCACGTACGGTGTGGCTCTCCGCCTTCTTGATGAGCGACTGGTCATTCGTGGCCAGGGTGTATATCAGGGCGCCGAAGCCTCGACGGCAGAGAGCTTGCAAGGCGAGTTCGTCGTTGAGGTGCGTGTCAGCAACCACGTCTCCGTGGAGGTCTTCTATCGACGCGAAGGAGATCTCCTCGTGCGCACGCTGACAAGCACCGCGGGAGCCGGAGTGTCATATCGCACCGAGTTTCCAACATGGAGGCGGTTTTTTCAGCGAATGTTCGGTTGGATGCGTCCACGAAGAAACAGAGACGCCGATCGACCCGATACAGTTACAGCCCGGAAGCTATTTCGGAGTTCGGCAACACCCGTTGTGGTAGTTCCACGACTTGAGGAGATATTGGTAGATGGTCAGTAGCAAACACGACAGTATTCGGAAGCAGGTACTTGGCCTCCTCCGAAACCACGGCAAGCGCAGTTTCCGATTCAAAGAGATCGCGAAGACCCTTGGGTTCAAAGACAACAAGACATACAAGCTGTTCAGCGAAGTGATGGAGGATCTGGTCGAAGAGGCCCTCATCGCTCGCGTGAAAGGTGGAAAGTACAGACATCGAAAGCCGGGCGGCACGGCCGTGGGGCGGCTCACCGTCAATCCAAAGGGCTTTGGTTTCGTCGCCGTGGAGGATACGCTCCACGACTACTTCGTCAGCCCATCAAACCTGAAGACCGCTCTCGATGGCGACACTGTCCGGATATCGACGGCGGCCGGCTCACGTGACGGCCAGAGACGAGAGGCCGAAGTGATGGAAATCGTAGAGCGCGGACGTACTTATGCTGTGGGTACCTTCCGGCGACGCGGTAAGTTCGCGATTGTTCATCCGGATGACCTCAGGCTGATACGCGACATTTACGTAGACAAAAAGGACTTTGGCGGAGCAGTCGACGGCCAGAAGGTCCAGGTGTCTATCGACCAGTTCGATGATCCGCATGGTTCGCCGGAGGGTCGTGTTCTCTCGGTTATCGGTAACGCCGATGAACCGGAAGTTCAGGTCCTCTCTCTTGCCATGAGTCTGGGAGTCAAAGCGGAATTCGACGAAGACGTCGAACGCGAATTGCGCGATATCCCCGATACGATCGACCCGGACGAGGCAAATCGCCGACTGGATCTGAGAGACAAACGTACGTTTACGATCGACCCGGAGGATGCGAAAGACTTCGACGATGCCATTCACATTGAAGCAATGGGGCCGGACGCGTGGGAGGTCGGCGTTCACATCGCCGACGTAAGCCACTTTGTCCAAGTGGACAGCGCGACCGATCGAGAGGCGCTATCGAGGGGTACGAGTGTGTATCTCGTTGACCGCGTGATACCGATGTTGCCGGAGCGATTGTCGAACGGTCTGTGTTCGCTTCAGTCCAACGTTGATCGACTCGCGTTTAGTTGCATCATGAAGATGAACGGTCGCGGCGACGTACTGAGTTATGACCTTCAGCCCTCCGTGATTCACTCGCAGCGTCGCCTCACCTACGCGCAGGCTCAGGCAATCATCGACGCCGGATCAAGTGAGGACCAGCTCGAACGGGATCTCCTTGCGGCCAACACCATTGCTCGAGTGCTTACGAAACGGCGCCTCGCCGAGGGCTCGATCGACTTCGATATGCCAGAGGTCAAGGTTCGACTGGACGAGAGGGGACATCCGGTCGAGATGTTTGTCAAGACGCGCATGGAAGCAAACCGGCTCGTAGAGGAGTTCATGCTGCTCGCAAATCGGACGGTGGCGGGACACGTACAGCGCGTCCTCGATAATCGTCCGTTCGTGTACCGCGTACACGACCGGCCGGACCTGGAACGAATCAAGAGTCTTGCCCTGTATGTACGAGCTTTCGGACATCGACTTCGAATCAAGGATGGATCGATCGATTCCGGAGACCTGAACGACCTGTTGCACCAGGTGGCCGGGAAACCAGAGGAACCGGTCATCGAGCAAGCAGCCCTGCGGGCAATGGCCAAAGCGGTCTACACGACAGAAAACATCGGGCACTATGGACTGGGATTCGAGGACTATACTCACTTTACGAGTCCCATCCGACGCTATCCCGATCTTATGGTCCACCGACTACTCAGGCAGTATAGCAGCGGAACATCGAGTGTCGACGAAGCGTGGCTCGAGGAAGTCTGCAAATCATGCTCGGAAAGCGAGCGCAGGGCGGAGAAGGCGGAGCGAGAGTCGATCAAACTCAAACAGGTTCAGTATGCGCGCGACCACCTTGGCGATTCATTCGATGGTGTCGTCACTGGCGTTACGAAATTCGGAGTGTTCGTGGAGATTAGTGACCTGCTTGTTGAGGGGATGGTCCACGTGCGTGACATGGACGACGATTACTATGAGTACGATGAGGCGAGCTTTAGCCTTCGCGGTGTTGAGTCCGCACGCGTCTACCAGCCAGGGACGGCCGTGCGAATCGTCATCGTTGCTGCAAACGTGGAGACGCGCGAAATCGATCTGTTTTTTTCGGATGAGTAACCTGGTCGCGAGTCCCCGGTCGAGACGCGATGTCTCGTTTTCGTGTCGAATCGGAACCTGGAATCGAGGCATTCGGTCGATTTGGGGGTATTCGGAGGTTTCGCCGACCTTGGCCCAGAACTTGACATATCAGAGCATTGAAGTGCTCACGAGACGTTTTCCACTGCTATAACCACTGCCAGGATCGTTGAAGCTAGTTAAGGAAAGACGAACAGACGCCGCACGATTGGATCGGGTACCGCAGCCGATTTCATTCCTGGCGGTGATAGCCAAGCTAGGGCACAACCAGCTCCGTGAGGCGATTCGTCATTTTCGACACCAGCCCAATCCGGTTGCGTGGGCATTGCTCGGCGTGTTTGGACTGCTGATGGCCTTTGCCCTCGTCACTGCCGGTCTCCGCTTTCATCGTATCACGATCCTCCTGGGCGTACACGTTCCGGTAGCTCTGTTCAACGACTATCTGCTGAGCGTCTTCATCAGCCTCTTTGGAATACGCTTTCTTTTCCAGAAAAGCCCCCGATTCCGACTCCAGCCATACCTGCATCTTCCTCTGAAGCGCTGGCACCTGGTTGCCTACTTTCAGGGCAGTTCCCTGTTTACGATTCACAACCTGTACCCGCTTCTTTTTCTACTGCCGTTCTGGTCACAGTTCATACTTCCGGCCTATACGACCGCCGGGGCGCTCTACTGGCTATTCGCGATCCTGCTGTGCCTGGGCATATCGACCTTGCTGAACAACTGGATTCGTTCCGTGCTCACGAACTCCGAATTGGTCTTCATATTCCTCGCTATCCTCGTGTGGTTGCTGGTCGCGGCCGACACCATACTGAGCACGTTCATCGTCAACGACTTCTCGACGTTTCTCTTCGCCGGACTCGCGAACAGTGATGCTGTCCTTCTGCTACTGGTTTCCGCCACGGCAATATTCACGCTTGTCCTTTCGAGTTTCAGCCTGTACAACTCCCTGGTGGCATCAAGCTATCGTAGCGTGTCCAGACGCCGTGCATGGACTACGTTCGACCGGCTGTTTGGAGCAGGACCGGTCGGGGCGCTCATACAATTGGAATTGAAGATGATGTGGCGCAATAAGCGCCCTCGACATTATCTCATTATGTCGGTGCTGTTCTCGACCGCCTACCTCCTGTTTCTGTTGATCAACCCCGCTACGTCACGCGGTGCCATCTTCGGTGCGATTATCGGATTGTTCGCATCGGGTGGTTTTGCGCTCAACTACGGTCAGTTGATGTTCGCCTGGGAAAGCACCTTCTTCGACGGATTGCTGGTGCGGCACGACAAGGTGAGCGACATCATAAAGGCAAAACTGATCCTGCTTCAGACCTCTTGCGCGATACTCTTCCTCTTCAGTATGCCCGTTTTCGCGCTACTCCGACCCGAGCTGGTGCCGCTGCACGTCGCCTTCCTCATGTACAATGTCGGCATCACGTGTGTGCTGATCATGTTGCTGGCGATAAGAAATCGGAAAAGGGTCGATATACAGAAGGGTGGAAGTTTCTTCAACTACGAGGGCTTCTCTGCAGCACACTGGTTCTGGCTGCTTCCGGTGGCCGTCCCTCCGACAATACTTCTATATTTGCTGGACGACAAGCTTAACGTTGCACTGTTGGTGATATCGATTGTGGGTGCCATAAGCATGATAGGCTCTCATCTCTGGGTAGACTATTTCTCAGACCGGCTCTCTCGGAAACGATACGAGATGGCCAGAGGATTCAGGACGCATGCAAGTTGAAATTCCCCGGTTGCTGAAGCGGTTTGGTTCAAGGGTCGCTCTTGACCTCGGTGATCTCACAATCAGCGACGGCGAGACATTCGGCCTGGTCGGAAGCAATGGTGCCGGGAAAACCACCTTTCTCCGTCTCGTGCTAGACCTGTTGCGTGCTTCAGATGGCAGTGTCTCCATCGACGGCCACCTGGCTTCAGAGTCGATGGAATGGAAGTCGAAGACGGGATCGTTCCTCGATCGAGGCTTCTTGATCGAGTTTCTGACCGCCGATGAGTACTTCCGCTTTGTCGGGAACTCATACGGGTTCTCAGCCAGGGAATCA from Rhodothermales bacterium encodes the following:
- the aroB gene encoding 3-dehydroquinate synthase gives rise to the protein MRPWIYFATDRAAGADNLFRLRFIKTQYVDVIATGILSLTTLNVQFADGRSHAVVFDQLEQLPTQMAARGLGPGPCVIVTDDNVAGLYLERLGTTLDQAGYSTSTFSVRPGESSKSLRVLEELYDTALGARVDRATPVIALGGGVVGDLAGLGAATLLRGVPLVHVPTTLVAQIDSSIGGKTGVNHAAGKNLIGSFYQPRLVLTDIDVLQSLDDREWRSGLAEMVKHAMLDSHEHTTTVLSYWEQIVARKADTLRIVVPRSAAFKASIVADDEMEHSRRAVLNLGHTVGHAIERAAGYGELSHGESVAAGLAVALRISDMKYPRQDRGLAWDLLHRLGWPSTRHLDVRDIMDGLATDKKVLSGIQRFILLPAPGSPEISTTVSIQDIEAAYDWLIRPKSTGD
- the rnr gene encoding ribonuclease R is translated as MVSSKHDSIRKQVLGLLRNHGKRSFRFKEIAKTLGFKDNKTYKLFSEVMEDLVEEALIARVKGGKYRHRKPGGTAVGRLTVNPKGFGFVAVEDTLHDYFVSPSNLKTALDGDTVRISTAAGSRDGQRREAEVMEIVERGRTYAVGTFRRRGKFAIVHPDDLRLIRDIYVDKKDFGGAVDGQKVQVSIDQFDDPHGSPEGRVLSVIGNADEPEVQVLSLAMSLGVKAEFDEDVERELRDIPDTIDPDEANRRLDLRDKRTFTIDPEDAKDFDDAIHIEAMGPDAWEVGVHIADVSHFVQVDSATDREALSRGTSVYLVDRVIPMLPERLSNGLCSLQSNVDRLAFSCIMKMNGRGDVLSYDLQPSVIHSQRRLTYAQAQAIIDAGSSEDQLERDLLAANTIARVLTKRRLAEGSIDFDMPEVKVRLDERGHPVEMFVKTRMEANRLVEEFMLLANRTVAGHVQRVLDNRPFVYRVHDRPDLERIKSLALYVRAFGHRLRIKDGSIDSGDLNDLLHQVAGKPEEPVIEQAALRAMAKAVYTTENIGHYGLGFEDYTHFTSPIRRYPDLMVHRLLRQYSSGTSSVDEAWLEEVCKSCSESERRAEKAERESIKLKQVQYARDHLGDSFDGVVTGVTKFGVFVEISDLLVEGMVHVRDMDDDYYEYDEASFSLRGVESARVYQPGTAVRIVIVAANVETREIDLFFSDE